The Sabethes cyaneus chromosome 3, idSabCyanKW18_F2, whole genome shotgun sequence DNA window AAACGGCACGAGCCACCCTGGTTTTATGctgttatcaagccggttttgtgaACGGGCGAACgaccaaatctttgtgttgTGGCAGTTCCCGTTAAAGTAAAACTAAACGCTAATAAGatcggtagttctctacgggcacAAGACGTAGACAATGCTCTGCGGGGACATGCAAGCACTGAACGTTTTTGAGGAGAAGGATGCACCATAAGCAGGCACAAGTTGGTTGCAGATCCAGATCGTCGCTAAAACTGGAATGGTACAATGAACGGGACATGTTTTGACAATGCCGATGGGTACAGCGAGCTAGGTGATTAGGAAAAGCTTTTTTCCAAAACCTGGGGGGTTTTCTGTGAGATTTCTTCTGTTTATGTTTGGACATTATAGAACCGCGGGGCTTACCGACGCGACGCGTTGGACTGTCTTTTGCGTAGATATTAGATCTTAGGTACGTCTACAGATTTCTAGAAATCACTTTTAATAGATGACtgttttttatcgttttagGTTCATCTCTGGGAGTGCTTATTGTGGACATTATCCAAAAGAGATAGAATTATGATAGAAATCATGACCGTCTGATGAAAGACCAAGCGCGGGTAGCTGTCGTTCACTTGAAATAATCCTTTATACTGTAAAAGATTTCTGAGGACATTCAGAATCAGACTCAATGTAAGTGCATAACAGTCATACAGCCGATAGATCGGATAACCTTAAGCAGGGCATTGTGATACCTAGTTCCACACGTAAtcaatcagaatagtttcaattCATCCTTGATGCTTGCTTCAAAATTTGCTTTATTGtctaactattttaaaacttgtctggcattgttgttattcgtCATCCGGAAAGGGGGCCGACCTCTTAGGCCTTCTCGTCGCTGGCCTGAGTGACGCCCGATGTGGTAGACTGACCATCGGCATTCGCGTGAGACGAATTGTCCTCCTGGCAGGACAACGATGGGAAGGTCTTGTACAGAGCTGCCCGGTATTTCGGGTGACTGATGCCGTAAACGATCGGATTGTAGACGGCGTTGGCCTTGGCGAACAGCGATCCCCAGATGGTGGCCAATGGGCTGAGCTTGGCAGTTCCAAGGACACCGGTGAAGTTGATGACCAGGTACGGAGTCCAGGCCATGAACCACAGCGAGATGGTAACCAGAGCAACCTTGGCCAGTTTGATTTCAGCGCTCTGCTGCTGAGATTCTGACGATCGCAGCGAAGCGACGTTCATCTTCTTAGCCTGTTCTCGCATCTGAGCCTCGTGTGCGGATACAGccttcaaaatgaaataatacgAGTAGATGATGGTTAACAGAGGCGCCCAGTAGCAGAAGATGGCATAGACCAGGATGTACGAGCGGCTGAGCCAATCCCGAGTGAGGTAATCAGTTCCGCAAGCGGTCATGTTACCCTCTGGGACATATCGGTTCCATCCGAACATTGGGGCCAGTGTCCAGATCAGTGAAAACAGCCAAATTCCGAGAATTCTCAACAGAGCTCCGTTGTTGGTCATCGGCTTAGCCGACAATCCTTTCACGATAACATTGTATCGGTCGAACGCAATCATTGTCATAGTCCAGATCGATGCGCAGCCGAATAGAGATCCAAACATAGCGTACAGCTCACAGGCGAATGCGC harbors:
- the LOC128744362 gene encoding rhodopsin-like, which translates into the protein MAAFVEPHFEAWQSGGGNLTVVDRVPPEILHMVHPHWNQFPPMNPLWHSILGFAIFVLGMVSMLGNGCVMYIFTNTKALRTPSNLLVVNLAFSDFFMMFTMGPPMVVNCYHETWYFSAFACELYAMFGSLFGCASIWTMTMIAFDRYNVIVKGLSAKPMTNNGALLRILGIWLFSLIWTLAPMFGWNRYVPEGNMTACGTDYLTRDWLSRSYILVYAIFCYWAPLLTIIYSYYFILKAVSAHEAQMREQAKKMNVASLRSSESQQQSAEIKLAKVALVTISLWFMAWTPYLVINFTGVLGTAKLSPLATIWGSLFAKANAVYNPIVYGISHPKYRAALYKTFPSLSCQEDNSSHANADGQSTTSGVTQASDEKA